In the Pseudanabaena sp. PCC 7367 genome, one interval contains:
- a CDS encoding ribbon-helix-helix protein, CopG family: MSIRLTESEFKQLEKYCIDKGKTKTEAIRNMIRRLRADRSAGS, from the coding sequence ATGAGTATTCGACTTACTGAGTCTGAGTTTAAGCAACTCGAAAAATATTGTATTGACAAGGGCAAGACTAAAACTGAAGCGATCAGAAATATGATTCGTAGATTACGAGCCGATCGATCGGCTGGATCGTAG
- the bioB gene encoding biotin synthase BioB: MISLDFVAQTYHKPLISLVFEAQTIHRQYHQADAVQLCTLANIKSGRCPEDCKYCPQSARYKTEAETYPLLPLAEVITQAQAAKANGSTRFCMGAAWRSLPDGEEFDRIIAMIEAVVDLEMEACVTLGMVRPDQAQRLAQAGLTAYNHNLDTSAQFYPDIISTRTYRDRLDTIQAVADAGIQVCCGGIVGMGETDRDRIELLHTLANITPQPQSVPINALVPVEGTPLADQAIVDPIVLVRMVATARIIMPRTVVRLSAGRTAMSTAEQALCFMAGANSIFTGEKLLTTANPGNSADALMFEQLGLSAWESLPHLPQEKLPV; encoded by the coding sequence ATGATATCCCTTGATTTTGTCGCGCAAACCTACCACAAACCACTGATTTCATTGGTTTTTGAAGCTCAAACTATCCATCGGCAATACCACCAGGCCGATGCGGTGCAGCTATGTACGCTGGCTAACATTAAATCGGGGCGCTGCCCAGAAGATTGTAAGTATTGTCCCCAAAGTGCGCGCTACAAGACTGAAGCAGAAACCTATCCATTGCTGCCACTTGCAGAAGTGATCACCCAAGCTCAAGCAGCAAAGGCCAATGGCTCGACCCGTTTTTGTATGGGGGCGGCTTGGCGATCGCTACCCGATGGCGAAGAGTTCGATCGCATTATTGCCATGATTGAAGCAGTGGTGGATCTAGAAATGGAAGCCTGTGTGACGTTGGGGATGGTGCGCCCCGATCAGGCTCAGCGATTGGCTCAAGCTGGACTGACCGCCTATAACCACAACCTCGATACTTCGGCACAGTTCTATCCAGATATTATTAGCACCCGCACCTACCGCGATCGCCTCGATACAATTCAAGCCGTTGCCGATGCTGGCATTCAAGTTTGTTGTGGTGGCATTGTCGGTATGGGTGAAACCGACCGCGATCGGATTGAGCTATTGCACACCCTGGCGAATATTACGCCGCAACCGCAGTCCGTGCCAATTAATGCCTTGGTTCCTGTAGAGGGAACGCCCCTGGCAGATCAGGCGATCGTCGATCCAATTGTATTGGTGCGCATGGTAGCTACGGCCAGAATCATCATGCCCAGGACAGTAGTTAGACTATCGGCAGGGCGAACGGCGATGAGCACCGCAGAGCAAGCGCTGTGTTTTATGGCTGGGGCAAATTCAATCTTTACCGGTGAGAAGCTATTAACTACGGCTAATCCTGGCAACAGTGCGGATGCATTGATGTTTGAGCAACTAGGACTTAGCGCCTGGGAAAGTTTGCCACATCTGCCACAGGAAAAATTGCCAGTTTGA
- a CDS encoding chlorophyll a/b-binding protein codes for MANQHDTQELVKDPNLSDGSELVPAEVAARQKDEGAEPPNTPRAVQAAEENDNQQAKTTSGYTVDQEGLSNNYPVTPEPYYQNESKFGFTKFAETFNGRLAMIGFVSLLITEMITGQGLITNLMSL; via the coding sequence ATGGCTAACCAACACGACACCCAAGAATTAGTTAAAGATCCTAACCTTAGTGATGGTAGTGAATTAGTTCCGGCTGAAGTTGCTGCCCGCCAGAAAGACGAAGGCGCTGAACCGCCTAACACCCCTCGTGCGGTGCAAGCGGCTGAAGAAAATGATAATCAACAGGCTAAAACTACTTCTGGCTATACAGTTGACCAAGAAGGACTCAGCAACAACTATCCCGTTACGCCTGAGCCCTATTACCAAAATGAATCAAAGTTTGGATTTACCAAGTTTGCCGAAACCTTTAACGGTCGCCTAGCGATGATTGGTTTTGTATCGCTATTGATTACAGAAATGATCACTGGCCAGGGTCTAATTACTAATTTAATGAGTCTGTAG